GCAGGTGCTCAGCCTGGAGGCACAATATCCGCTCCTATTACTTATATACAGGTACGTGATAATTCTCCAGAGACACCAATGACACTTGTTATACATCACAAGAAGCACATATGTGTCCACAAACATATCAacataaaaatctattttctaacaatgtttttaaaaaagggaCAATTCTTCTCTGAGCACATTCATTGTTCACAAATAGATAAACCCCTTACCCAAATCACCTATAACCCCCTATACATCTACTGATAGCAACTAATACCCCCATTACCCAAATCACCTATAACCCCCTATACATCTACTGATAGCAACTAATACCCCTTACCCAAATCACCTATAACCCCCTACACATCTACTGATAGGAACTAATACCCCTTACCTAAATCACCTATAGCCCCCTATACATCTACTGATAGGAACTAATACCCCTTACCCAAATCACCTATAACCCCCTACACATCTACTGATAGGAACTAATACCCCTTACCTAAATCACCTATAGCCCCCTATACATCTACTGATAGGAACTAATACCCCTATTACCCAAATCACCTATAACCCCCTATACATCTACTGATAGGAACTAATACCCCCATTACCCAAATCACCTATAGCCCCCTATACATCTACTGATAGGAACTAATACCCCCATTACCCAAATCACCTATAGCCCCCTATACATCTACTGATAGCAACTAATACCCCCATTACCCAAATCACCTATAACCCCCTATACATCTACTGATAGCAACTAATACCCCCATTACCCAAATCACCTATAACCCCCTATACATCTACTGATAGCAACTAATACCCCCATTACCCAAATCACCTATAACCCCCTATACATCTACTGATAGGAACTAATACCCCCATTACCCAAATCACCTATAACCCCCTATACATCTACTGATAGGAACTAATACCCCTTACCCAAATCACCTATAACCCCCTATACATCTACTGATAGGAACTAATACCCCCATTACCCAAATCACCTATAGCCCCCTATACATCTACTGATAGCAACTAATACCCCCATTACCCAAATCACCTATAGCCCCCTATACATCTACTGATAGCAACTAATACCCCCATTACCCAAATCACCTATAACCCCCTATACATCTACTGATAGGAACTAATACCCCCTTTACCCAAATCACCTATAACCCCCTACACATCTAAATCTCATCATATTAATAACAGACAATAATAAACTGATAAACTCTTGTAGAAAACTACTAAATAATGACAGAAGATCAGGACATCTTCTCCAGCTTCACCTAATGCCGCTGATCCTAGTCCCGCTACACACATATAACACCCACACACATTTATAACCACAGCAACTAAATCGGTTccaattaaaaataacaaaagccTGAAGCCCAAATAAGTGTAAAACTAACTGTGGGTATAAACGTAAGTACCAGATACTCTAATACTCATAATATCGGTAATTACTTCAGTTATAAAACGATGATGCAAACACTAGAACACATATGGGGTGTACATACATGACAGCAGTCCATGGTTTGCTGGATTTACAGCTGGAGATTTcaggttaataaaggttaatcccTCTGTCCTGTAGTCTCTGCTGGAAGTGTCTGCGTTGCTGGAGTAATATTGCTAAATTCCCATTACTGGGGCAGGCAGCTCAGCAGAAAGACGCTGTCATTCTGGAATCCAGGAGCTGGAGAAGGAGTGCTGAGGATCGCTGAGAGCTGCTGAATAATATCACTTGGGGACTGTGAGTTGCCTCCTACCCACAGCATCATGTGCTCAGACTTCTCTCCCTGTCTTACATGCCAGGGAACTGGGATATTGACTGGGGAGTTGTTCACACAGCAGCAACATATTACTAATCAGCAATAAACACACATGAAAGACCATGGCACACGTCACATGCATGTAAAGTCCAGTTTCACACTGGCCTCTAGTACTTAAGGTTGGGATgttttgcacaggtgacgactgAACAGGTCGCAGACATTGAGCCTCAAGGAGGGTAAACTTATTGGGTTTCTATTCAATTATAGAAGATTATTTTCCCCATTACTTGTTACTCGTTCCACCCTCCCTTCATCTCTCTAGCGTTGTGCATTCAAGATCTTTATTAATTGAGGGCTGTATCACTTTAAAGTGTCTGATCTTCAAGAACAACTAAACCCAAACAGTATTCGGAGACCCAGACTAGTCTGAACCTGACTGTCCGTGGCCGGAGGGAACCATGACGTCAGTGCAGAGGTGTCAGGTACCACGCACATGTCACTCAAATTCAGAGTGCCGAGTTCTATTCCATCCAGGGCTCtctctgtgtggattttgtatgtttccCCCCTGTGTCCGcatggttttcctcccacactccataaaataCACTGGTGGGGGGAGGAGGGTTAATGGTTTTGGACAAAATTGATCCATGTGTCTGTTTATGTGGGTGAGAATACAGACAGCAAGTTCCACTGGGGCAGAGGGtcattctctgtacatcgctacaTAATATGTGGGCGCTATATACATacaggttaataaataaataatgataaatgaTATCTCCTGGTGCCCATAATTTACCAATACTCGTGATTGGCTGTTCCTGGCACTGCGTGGGACGGTTATTAGGTTCCTCCCTAGGATAGACCCGCGGAACCTCGTTCCAGCCCCCTGTCGACCCCACTTGTGAAGCCCCGCATAAGAGAAGAAGCAGAAACAGGGAACAATTATTGAGAAGGGGGCTCCAAACATAAAGAGCTAACTGCATTGGCGTGGCTAAATGCAGCAGTGTAACCTGAAAACAGTACGCTCTTATAACACTCTTATAACACCCTTATAATGTCCTTATATCGCCCCTTATAGCGCCCTTATAATGTCCTTATATCGCACTTATAGCTAACAATCGAAAACTCCATCAGATTGGGCTGAAGGAACACAAGCTGACAATCTACATTCCAAATGCATATATGTAAAATGTTCACAAAGATAATTTAGGGAAAACAATCCCATATAGTAAATATAATTTCTCTAGCGTTGGAAGAACAGAAAGACTGTGTGCTGTGCGCAGCCCAAAACCATCTGACCACCTTGAAATGCTCTGGGCAGAACATCCAACCATCCAGGTGTTTTGCGGAGCACATCAGCTGAGCAGGTGTGTTTGTCTTTGCATATTAAACTTACTACGTTGGGTGCCACAACTTAGTGGACCAAATCTCCATATTTCAAATAGAACTTCTGTCTGAAAATGGCAGCTGAAGACTCTGCAACAAATGAAACTTTACATTATATAGCTGTAATGCCATTGAATTAAGTATTAACAGCTGGAACGGTCAatacgcaaacagccaatcagaggcgGCTGGATAGTGCTGCCATCATCAGCAGCGCATCTCTCTACAGATCTCCATTGACCGTCAGCCCCAAAAGATCCGCTTACTAAGAAGCTGAACTAATTCTATCCCACGCCATTCTGTCTCATGGCGCAAGGGGCTGCAAGTTCAAGATATCAGTGCCATCCATAGTTTCTTTCCATAGTTGCAGATGTGTATAAGGAAGGTCAGTTTTTTCCTAATAATCAAATGGCAGCGTTGTATCCAATAATCTATACTGATACATTGTAGTTAATTgctaaaaatatatcaataaactaCATTGTATCAATGTAGTCCTTCGTGGTTATACCCCACGTGGAGTCTAACCAATCACAGTGAATTTCCCTGTTAGAGtgtgccttatctgtgtggagtttgtgtgttctcctcgtgtttgcgtgggtttcctccgggtgctcaggtttcctcccgcactccaaaaacatactagtaggttaattggctgctatcaaaattgaccctagtctctctctctctctgtctgtgtgtgtgtgtgtgtgtgtgtgtatattagggaatttagactgtaagctccaatagggcagcgactgatatgagtgagttctctgtacagcgctgcggaatcagtggcgctatataaataaatgacgatgatcaCCTGTGTGAGGGGAGGGGACTTGTATCGCTTTCTTGTAAATGTGCTTTTTTGTGCCACCTATTTTACACCTGCACTACTGACGTAACTGCGTCTAACTCGGACTGAATTCAATAAGTCTCCTTTATAAAGATCCTAAAATGTACAGCTGAGGCGCAAATGCCGCCTTGTGGCATCACGCTCCTACTTATATACAAAAGAGACAGTTTTACAAGAAGCTCACGGATCTGTATGTCAAGATGGCGGCACCCATGCAGAACTTGGTAACGTCTGTTGTGAGCATCTGGGCGTATTGGGGTGTTTCAAGCTAAATGTGAGCTAGCTGCACCCCGCAGTACGTCCACCGGCAAACAACTGACTTTATTTTATGTGACATAATATCTAAATACCTTTCAAAGGTTGAAGAAAGCATATTTATGAGAGGAGGGACAGtcccttttttgtgtgtgtgtgggggggggaggctgcGCAGAACCTTTTCTCCCAGCAAAGGGACCTATATTTGACACAATTACCCCCAACGGGTATCACCGACAAGAAATCTACTTGTAAAGATAAAATGGTGAAAACTGTACAAAAATAACTAGAagcaaaaaaaagtgttgttatcTTGATAAATCTGCACCATTATATTTTCTACCTCTCCTGCTTTCTTTCCTGTAACTTCTCAGAGACTGACAGCTTGTCTTTTCCTCCCTCAATATGTTCCCAACACACAGCTACAATCATGTAACACGTTCCCAAATTTAGCCGTCTCTCACTGCTTCAATTCCCTCTGCTgccaattaaattaataaccagGAAACACAATTCTGCTGCCGCTCTCAACCCCGACCGACACACTGACTGTTACATAACGGCGGAGAAGTGGAAAATGGAAATGTAGGTAATACTATAAGAAGTAAATGAGTTACAGGCTGTGTATCCTGTACTGAGAGGCGCTGCTCTCAGAGTATAGGACCCGCTCAGATCGGACAGTGGGGAGGGATGTGAGCCCAGTAACTGTAGTCTAGTTACAGGTAAGTGGAGTATACTGGACCTGGGAACTTGGAAATGTTATTTCACACTGGGATTTTTAGGAGTAAGTTTGTGGAAATAGGGTTAAAACATATTACAGCCAAATGAACATAATGCTGTATTGTAACAGAAATAGACTTGTCAAGAGTGGTGCAGTGAGAAATGACAACCTTATTGTGGAGTAAAATCCAATAACTAGCAAGTGTTACGGTGTAATGGATGTACAGTACACAGGACGACAGCTAGTGTGCACATCCTATACACAATTATATTACTCAATAAACCCACCACATACTTATAATCTATATATAACCACATAATGCCCCATATAGCCTTATAATGCTCCATATAACCACGTAATCCCCCGTATAGCCTCATAATCCCCAATATAACCTCATACTCCTCCATATAACCACATAATCCCCCATATAGCCTCATATTGCGCCATATAACCTCATATTGCGCCATATAACCTCATATTGCACCATATAACCTCATATTGCGCCATATAACTTCATATTGCCCCATATAACCTCATATTTCCCATATAACCTCATATTTCCCATATAACCTCATATTTCCCATATAACCTCATATTGCGCCATATAACCTCATATTTCCCATATAACCTCATATTGCGCCATATAACTTCATATTGCCCCATATAACCTCATATTTCCCATATAACCTCATATTGCGCCATATAACCTCATATTTCCCATATAACCTCATATTGCGCCATATAACTTCATATTGCCCCATATAACCTCATACTCCTCCATATAACCACATAATCCCCCATATAGCCTCATATTGCGCCATATAACCTCATATTGCACCATATAACCTCATATTGCGCCATATAACTTCATATTGCCCCATATAACCTCATATTTCCCATATAACCTCATATTTCCCATATAACCTCATATTGCCACTACAGCCCCATTCTCAGAGTAGTCCTCCCTTGGCTGGGTCTAAGACCACAATACTCGGGTGTTTCTGCCATTTGGCCTCACACCTGGCACTATTACTATAGAGCATACTGTAATTGGTTACACCTAGTGAACAGCAATTGGCTAGAAGTCACAAGGAAGATGCTGTCTGTAACCAATGACAGCACTTCTCTTTAGTGTCTACACCTACCACCATATTTATTCCTGGTGTGGGAGCTTGTTCTGTGGTGTTATCATGTCACGTAGAAGGTGTGAACTTGGCAGCAAACTACAGAGCTGGTTTATAAAGTATACAAGTGTTATCACATTACCTCTTCTAAGTGGTCAGAGTCCGCCTGGTCACCAATGGTCACAGTCATGGTTTCAGCTGTCCTGTCACTTGTATCCTCGAGAACAGGCTGCTCAGCCAGGAGTGTCTCATTGTACTGAATACCTGTGACTTCATTTTCATCAACAGTAAAGTGAGGTTCATGGGTTTGTGGCTCCTGTTCCTGTCCGTTCTCAGGCTCCTCAGTATCTTCATGGGTTTGTGGCCCCTGTTCCTGCCCGCTCTCAGGCTCCTCCGTAGCTTCATGCGTGTTTGGCTCTTGTTCCTGTACGCTCTCAGGCTCCTGAGTAGCTTCATGGGTTTGTGGCTCTTGTCCGTGTCCGCTCTCAGGCTCCTCAGTAGCTTCATGGGTTTGTGGCTCTTGTCCGTGTCCGCTCTCAGGCTCCTCAGTAGCTTCATGGATTTGTGGCCCCTGTTCCTGTCCTTTCTCAGGCTCCTGAGTAGCTTCATGGGTTTGTGGCTCGTGTTCCTCTCCGCGCTCTGGCTCCTCAGTAGCTTCATGGGTTTGTGGCTCCAGTTCCTGTCCGCTCTCAAGCTCCTCAGTAGCTTCATGGGTTTGTGGCTCCTGTTCCTGTCCACTCTGAGGCTCCTCAGTAGCTTCATGGGTTTGTGGCTCCTGTTCCTGTCCGCTCTCTGGCTCTTTAGTAGCTTCGTGGGTTTGAGGCTCTTGTTCATGTCCGCGCTCTGGTTCCTCAGGAGCTTCATGGGTTTGTGGCTCCTGTTCCGGCCAGCTCTCTCGCTCTTTAGTAGCTTCAAGAGTTtgaggctcctgttcctgtccgCTTTCAAGTTCCTCAGTAGCTTCATGGGTTTGTGGCTCCTGTTCCTGTCTGCGCTCTGGTTCCTCAGGAGCTTCATGGGTTTGTGGCTCCTGTTCCTGTCCGCTCTCTGGCTCCTCAATAGCGGATAGAGGTTCTGTAGCTTTCAGGTCAGGACTTTCTgattctatgctctgtttttctCTAACACCAGATTGTTCTGGCAACGAAAATAAAGAACCCTCCTCGCTCACAAGGCTGAAAAGcacaaaagcaataaaaaaataaaagttgcaaTAAGGACATGTAAAAGCCAATGAATTAAAGACAGCCCCTTTAGGTGACATCACACACTTCTTTTACTGTGCACTTATCTTGTAAATTTTAATACACAACAATCTCTCCCATGAATTCAGGCAGTTGAGAAGAGTGGGATTTACGTCACATTTATGACCATCTTTACAAGTGTCTCTCCTGCAGTATAACACTGGGGTGAACTTGCAGTCATCAATATGAACCCCAAATACCACCCTGCAAAGCTTCCCTAAAACATCAAAATCAACACGTAATCTGTATCCCCCAGGGGACAATGGTACAGTCTGCTAAGGTTATTTTTGTACTGAGGTGAAGGTGAATACTGGGGAGATACAACTCACTGTTCCACAGATGTTAAATGTACAGAGGTATGCACTTTGTAGGTTAGCAACCCAGATTCTGTTATAGGGTCAATCAGTTGCTCATTTGCACTtcaagaacaatgacacactgacacttgggggtcccaGGACAACGGCACACAGACCCTTGGaggatcccagaacaatggcacactgacacttggggggtcCCACAACAATGGCACACAGACCCTTGGaggatcccagaacaatgacactctGACCCTTGGGGGATCCCACAACAATGACACCCTGACGCTAGggggatcccagaacaatggcatacaGACCCTTGGGGGATTCCAGAACAAGGGCATACAGACCCTTGGGGGTCCCAAAACAATGGCATACAGACCCTTGGGGgattccagaacaatggcacactgacacttgggggtcccagaacaatgg
Above is a genomic segment from Mixophyes fleayi isolate aMixFle1 chromosome 11, aMixFle1.hap1, whole genome shotgun sequence containing:
- the SPA17 gene encoding sperm surface protein Sp17, with the translated sequence MSIPFSNTNYRIPQGFANLLEGLTREVLREQPKDIPQFAAKYFAGILKKREESGFDPAEWGAALQDRYYNNHSFQDFGDTTFTSHIGGVSDRGQSVSVSDRLVDLPSSVPEEEHKNDANEQRTEAATVIQAAFRGHLAREEVEKLRMQPGENLVSEEGSLFSLPEQSGVREKQSIESESPDLKATEPLSAIEEPESGQEQEPQTHEAPEEPERRQEQEPQTHEATEELESGQEQEPQTLEATKERESWPEQEPQTHEAPEEPERGHEQEPQTHEATKEPESGQEQEPQTHEATEEPQSGQEQEPQTHEATEELESGQELEPQTHEATEEPERGEEHEPQTHEATQEPEKGQEQGPQIHEATEEPESGHGQEPQTHEATEEPESGHGQEPQTHEATQEPESVQEQEPNTHEATEEPESGQEQGPQTHEDTEEPENGQEQEPQTHEPHFTVDENEVTGIQYNETLLAEQPVLEDTSDRTAETMTVTIGDQADSDHLEENEALRKQPEEALDIALDDPDANAAAAKIQAGFRGHMTRKKMKTGDKDLKHDKDDSAQGEHEGD